The following coding sequences lie in one Fundulus heteroclitus isolate FHET01 chromosome 20, MU-UCD_Fhet_4.1, whole genome shotgun sequence genomic window:
- the LOC118556075 gene encoding amphoterin-induced protein 1-like has product MLGASRGSFILFLHLVLLFPEVRVNKLRKGKLLDYQTSCVCAGNIISCSKVNLTDVTVDLPEYTAVLDLSFNSIKELRAAWTIKDLKSLEKMLLNNNGLTFLSSEAFVHVPQLRYLDLSYNGLKLLDEFIFEPLEHLEVLLLFKNRISQIDRTAFSTMGALQKLYLSHNQISRLPLEVLKERSKQDSFKLLDVSSNKIKVLPVQELQAMRAWIKNSVYFHNNPLTCSCELYNLVAIWHLRGLGSASNFAGNHTCGGSGKQNVKILDLNCTEVNVLKREAYLEQTLLLDCDTRQKYMSKSWVLPGNITEFPTNRSDVKDGGNYLSVGPLKVEDSGVYTCHATNGSFSDTLHISLVVYNYTKRGGLDDLKTAYTTLGACVISVVLILAYLYVTPRCCAYCSSGTMEKDEPGESLHSSTVSLPVSHGDRGAEAGPFVFRHGASQDSKDLQELNGRLNPIGEEDEEWPKESRRS; this is encoded by the coding sequence atGTTGGGGGCCTCGAGAGGATCCTTCATCCTATTTCTGCATCTGGTTTTACTATTTCCTGAGGTTAGAGTTAACAAGCTGCGGAAAGGAAAGCTCCTGGACTACCAAACGTCGTGTGTGTGTGCCGGTAACATCATCAGCTGCTCTAAAGTGAATCTGACCGACGTTACCGTCGATCTTCCTGAATACACAGCTGTTCTGGATCTCAGCTTTAACTCCATCAAAGAACTCCGTGCCGCATGGACCATAAAGGATCTCAAAAGTCTGGAGAAGATGCTGCTGAACAACAACGGCCTCACCTTCCTCTCCTCTGAGGCGTTTGTGCATGTGCCACAGCTTCGTTACCTGGACCTGTCCTATAATGGCCTTAAGCTCCTGGATGAGTTCATTTTTGAGCCGCTAGAACACCTGGAGGTGCTTCTGCTGTTCAAGAACCGCATATCTCAAATCGATCGCACTGCCTTCTCCACCATGGGCGCCCTGCAGAAGCTCTACCTGAGCCACAATCAGATCTCGCGCCTGCCCTTGGAGGTGCTGAAGGAGCGAAGCAAGCAGGATTCTTTCAAACTGCTGGATGTTTCCTCAAACAAAATCAAAGTCTTGCCAGTGCAGGAGCTCCAGGCCATGCGTGCCTGGATCAAGAACAGCGTCTACTTCCACAACAACCCTCTGACGTGCAGCTGCGAGCTGTATAACCTGGTTGCCATCTGGCACCTCAGAGGGCTGGGGTCTGCCTCCAACTTTGCAGGCAACCACACGTGTGGTGGATCGGGtaagcaaaatgtaaaaatactgGATCTGAACTGCACTGAGGTCAACGTTCTGAAGAGAGAGGCCTACCTGGAGCAGACCCTGCTTCTGGACTGCGACACCAGACAGAAGTACATGAGTAAGAGTTGGGTACTGCCAGGAAACATCACAGAATTTCCGACAAACCGCTCCGACGTTAAGGATGGTGGTAATTACCTCAGCGTCGGGCCCCTGAAGGTGGAGGACTCCGGGGTTTACACCTGCCATGCTACCAATGGCTCCTTCAGTGACACGCTCCACATCAGTCTGGTCGTGTACAACTACACAAAGCGGGGCGGACTggatgatttaaaaacagcatacaCCACCCTGGGAGCATGCGTGATTAGCGTAGTTTTGATCCTTGCCTACCTCTACGTCACGCCTCGTTGCTGCGCCTATTGCTCCAGCGGGACCATGGAGAAGGACGAGCCCGGGGAGAGCCTCCACTCCTCGACCGTGAGCCTCCCCGTGTCCCACGGAGACCGAGGAGCGGAGGCCGGGCCCTTCGTCTTCAGACACGGGGCCTCGCAGGACAGCAAGGATCTGCAGGAGCTGAACGGGAGACTAAATCCAATAGGGGAGGAAGACGAGGAGTGGCCAAAGGAGAGCAGGAGGAGCTAA